The sequence below is a genomic window from bacterium.
TTTACAGGGGGAAAATAGAGATAAAAGTTCCGTTTAAAGTGAAAGCAAATTCTGCAGTTAAAAAATATATTTTGAAAACAAAAGTTTCTTTTCAGCCATGTACTGAGGATGGCACAGTTTGCTACCCTCCTGACGATGCTGCCGGTTCAACTGAGCTGATTGTTAAAGAGGGCAGCGGAGCAGTATCCGCATCGGATAATTCACAGCAGGAAATTATTAATTTCGAAAGCAATGATGAGTCAATTGCAGGCAGGCTTAATAATGCTTTGAACAAAGGCTCATTAATGGCATTCCTGATAGTTTTTCTTGGCGGACTTTTAACAAGCTTGACACCGTGTGTTTATCCGATGATTCCAATAACAATTGCTGTAATAGGAGCGCAGGCTTCAGGCGGAAAATTGAAAGGTTTTATACTCTCACTTTTTTATGTACTTGGAATTGCTGTTACGTTTACATCTCTTGGCGTACTTGCTGCAAAAACAGGTGCGATGTTCGGCACCTTTGCTCAGCATCCGGCTGCTCTGATAGTAATCAGTTTAATATTTTTCCTTATGGGCCTTTCAATGCTCGGAGCGTTTATCATTCAGGTGCCTTCATCAATATCTTCCAAGTTGAGGGGTAAAAAGAAAAAAGGTTTTCTCGGAGCCTTTTTAACCGGACTTATAGCCGGAATCGTTGTTTCTCCCTGTGTAAGCCCTCTTCTTGTTGTGATACTCACCTGGGTGGCGCGTACAGGGTCTGTTGTACTCGGTGCAAGCCTGCTCTTTACATTCTCTCTCGGGCTGGGAGTACTTTTTATTCTTATAGGTACATTCTCCGGTGTTCTTAAGGCGCTTCCCAAATCCGGTACATGGATGGAGTATATTGAAAAGGGTTTCGGGCTTCTGCTGATAGCACTGGCACTGTTTTTTGTAAAAAATGCGGTATCTCCTTTTATTTATTCAATGCTTTGGGCATTATTGTTAATTGTGGGTTCGGTTTTTATGGGTGCATTCGCTCCTGTCCATTCTGATTCTGTCGGAAAGGAGAAAGTAAAAAAAGCTATTGGAATTATTTTTCTTCTTACGGGAAGTTTAATAATGCTTTTCTCAATGGGTGAAAAGATGGGCTATGCAGAAATGAAGAGCAGTGGTTCACATGTATCCGGGGAGTCTTCAATGTGGTACAGTTCGGATACTATCGGGCTGCAGAATGCGGCCGAAACAGGTAAACCTGTCATAATAGATTTTTATGCCGAATGGTGTGCAGCTTGTAAAGAACTTGATGAGAAAACATGGCCAAAGCCTGATGTCAGTAAAGAACTTGAAAAATATGTACCTGTAAAGCTTGATATGACAGCGAATGATGAAGGTATTAAGATACTTCAAAAAAAATATAAAATAGTCGGAATGCCTACGGTAATTATCATGTCCCCTGATGGAAAAGAACTGTACAGGTTTGAGGGATTTAAAGGGCCTGAAGAAGTTTTGAATATATTGAAAAAATTTACAAAGTAAAGGATTGTTTTATGGCATTGCCCGTAACAGAAAAGCTTTATTATACAGAGCCTTATGAACATCTTTTTACTGCACGCGTTTTATCGGTAACTGATAAAGACGGCAGTTGTGATGTAGTTATTGACCGCACTCTGTTTTTTCCTGAGGGAGGAGGCCAGCCCTGTGATACAGGAGTGATAAACGGTATGGCAGTTGTAGATGTACGGGAAGAAAATGGTGTTATCATTCATACGGTTAAGGGCAGGCTTACACAGGGAGAAGCAGTGCATGGGGATGTTTCATGGGAACGCCGTTTTGATCACATGCAGCAACATACAGGGCAGCATATTTTAAGTCAGTCATTTTTAAGAATATATGGAGCAAAAACAGTAGGGTTCCATCTCGGAAGAAATTTTGTGACAATTGATCTTGACAGGGAAATTACTGACAGAGAACAATTGGAGCAGGCAGAACATCTTGTAAATAATATAGTTTTTGAAAACAGAAAAGTAAAAAATAAAGAGATTGCATCAGATGAAATAGCATCTTATAATTTAAGGAAATTTCCTCCCATTCAAGATACTATTCGGGTAGTAGAAATCGAAGATTTTGATCTATGTGCATGCTGTGGAACTCATGTCAGCGCTACAGGAGAGACAGGCCCAGTTAAAATTGTTAAAACAGAGCGGTATAAAGGAGGTTCAAGGATCTCTTTTGTCTGCGGCGGCAGAGCGCTTAATTATTTTACTCATGTCTCAAATATTGTACAGGATATTTCCTTATCACTTGATACAGGTTATAATGAACTTGTACATAAAGTTTCTAATTTAAATGAGAATTACAAGTCCCTGAAGAGAAAGAACAAGCATACTGAGGAAAGGCTTCTGGATTATATAGCGGATTCCCTTTTATCAGGCCTTCAGAAAGATAAAGAAATAAATATTATTGATATTTTCGATGAGAATATTTCTTTTGAATCTCTGCGTATACTTGTACGGAAGTTAGTGAATAATTCCGGTATAATTGCTGTTGCAGGTACGAAAGATGACAAATCTCATGTTGTGCTGGCAAGTTCAAAAGATGTTGATATTGATCTGGGAAAGTGGTTTGACAGCCTTATTACAAAAATTAATGGAAAAGGGGGCGGCCCGGATTCTTTTAAGCAGGGAAGCGGAGAATTAAAAACCGATTTGAATTCTGTAATTCGGGATACAGCAGAAAATATTAAATCTCAGGTATTGCCTGAAAATTAAAAAAACATTGAGATTGCGGAGAAATTTATTTAATGAATCTGATTACATTTACATTTTGGATTGACAAGGATGAAGAGGAAGATTATATTACAGAGTCGGAAGAACTTAAGGAGTTCTGGGATGAAAACAATGTAGTCGTCTCACTGTTCAGAGATTCAAATCAGAAGGAAAAGTTCTATCAGATATTCCTCACAGAAATGAGCGTTGAAGACCTGACAATGCTTATCAGGAAGGAAGAATCTGCCAAAAGAGCTTTTAACCTTATAAAGCAGGCAGGAGACCAGGTAGTGATGTCTTCTTTTGAACAAATTTTTTAGAAGATCAAAGGAATATTAATGTCTGATATTTTAACAAAAGTTGAAGTGATGCTGAAAGAAGCGCAATTTTTTCTTGTGTCTGTTAAAGAGCTGAATCAGAGATTACGAAGAGAGATTCCTGGTATTATACTCAGTGATGATGAGCTTGCTGATATACTGCGGGGAGATGAAAGGTTCCGCCTTTTTGCGAACGGGCTTGATTCCTTAGACGAGCACTATTCCTCTGCATCACTGATGCTGCTGGAGGAGCACGGTATAACCGTAGGCCCGAGAGTGATGCTTAAGAACAGAGTTCCTACAAAAATAGAAGTGATAAATTTTTTACATGAAAAAGCAAACCAGACATTTGATACATTAAAAAAAGCGTGGGATATGCGTCCGCCTGATGATGAGCATATAGAGGATCAGCTTTTGGAAGCACTTGCAAAGGCACAGCGTCTCCAGCGCCAGTTAGCGGAACTTGCGGGAAAGGAGTTTCCGGTAAAAGAGGAACAGTAGAAAATAGTTAAGGATTGATGTTTGGACAGAAATAGTAATGTTGGGGGAATACAATGAGTGCGGAAATAGCAATAATGAATAGATCCGCTGTAGCACTTGCTGCGGATAGTGCGGTGACAATTAATAGGAAAGAAAATGTAAAAATCTATAATACTGTAAATAAATTGTTTACACTTTCCAAGTATCATCCAGTGGGAATCATGGTTTATGGCAGCGCGGATTTAATGGGCGTTCCATGGGAATCAATTATTAAGATATATAGAAATAATTTATTAGAAAAAAGTTTTTCTACTCTTGAAGAATATGCACAAGATTTTATGAACTATCTTGATAAAGATAATAAATTATTTCCGGAAGAGATACAAGATAATTATTTTAAATCAGCAATTTTGAATTATTTTAGTATTATAAAAAGGGATATTGATAAAAAAGTAAAGGATATCACAGATCAAAAAGGTACAATCTCAACAATTTCTATAGAAAACATAACAAAAGATACTATTAGAGAACATTTTATGATGTGGGAAAAAGCCGAAAGACTTTCCCACCTTCCAAAGAGTTTTCCGAATAAAATTATTGTGAAATTTGACAAATTTATTAATGAAAGTATTTCAAAGGTATTCCAAAAGCTGCCTGTTTTTTCAAAAAGCACAGAAGACTTAAAAGCAATTTGTGGAAATTTGTTTTTTAAAGATAAATTTCCTCAAAGCCTTGCGGGAATAGTAATAGCAGGTTTCGGAGACGAAGAAACTTTTCCTGCTTTGAGTTCATTTAAAATTGAGGCAGTGATAAATAATAGATTAAAATATAAGTTTCAGAAAGATGAAAGTTTCAGAATAAACTTTGAATATAGAGCTGCGGTGATTCCATTTGCGCAAAGGCAAAATGTGTATACCTTTGTAGAAGGAATTGATCCAAATTGCAAACAAATTATATTTAGTTATATTGAAGAGTTATTAAAAAATTACCCGAGCAATATAATCGAAAATATTATGTTTAATTCTATGGTCGAGAAAAAAACAATGTTGGATAAAATGAATAATGTAAGTAAAGAAATATTTCAAGATTTTATGGACAATATCAATAAATATATTAAGACTGCTAATATAAACCCCATACTTAATGCAGTAGAATTTTTGCCGAAGGATGAGCTATCGTCTATGGCAGAAGCATTAGTCAGTTTAACCTCATTCAAACAGAAAATCTCGATGGATTCTGAAACCGTCGGAGGTCCGATAGATGTTGCAGTTATTTCAAAAGGGGATGGTTTTGTGTGGATAAAAAGGAAACATTATTTTAAACCTGAATTAAATCCACATTATTTGTCTAAATATTTTTATACAAAAGCAGAGGAAATTGAAGATGAAACAAAAATCAAGTCAAAAAAATAATAAATACGAAGAGTTTACTTATGATGAATATTTAAAAAGATTCTATCCAAAATCGAATAAAAGGCTCAAGATCGGAGATGATTATCCCTCCAAAATCGGCATATCTTTAGCGCGTGTTTCTTTAAGCAAGATACAACGGATTTTGTCTCCTTTGCATGAATAGAATAAAAATAATGTGATAAGATGTTTGCATTTGTAGAAATATTTGTTTGAGAAAAGAATGGGATTTCTATAAAGGTGCAAGAGACTGTTTTTATATGATACATTTTAGAGTTATTAATTGAACAAGATATGAGTAATGACGGATAAATGGAAAGAGATATTAAGGAGCAGCATTACATTGCCTTCCAGGCTGCCGAACAATATCAGCATAAACATAGAAGAAGCAGAACAAGTAGTTAAACTGTATCCCATGCAGGTCAATCCCTATATTCTGAAACTTGCAGAACAGTGCGGCCCTTCCATTGCGAGGCAGTTTATTCCTGATATAAGGGAACTCAGCGATGAAAAGGGAATGGAAGATCCTCTTGCTGAAGAGAGGGACAGCCCTGTTCCCGGAATTACTCACAGATATCCTGACAGAGTGCTCTTTCTTGTTTCCAATATATGCCCTTCAATATGCAGATTCTGTACGAGAAAGCGGAAAGTTGGGAAATGGAAACCGATTACAAGAAAGCAGATAGAGAATGGAATATCTTACATAAAGAGTAATTCTGAAATCAAAGATGTTCTTTTGTCTGGCGGAGATCCTCTTCTTCTTGATGATGATTATCTGGAGTATATTTTAAATGCGGTCCGAAATATTTCTCATGTTGAAATAATCAGAATAGGCACGAGAACCGTCACAGCTCTGCCGCAGAGGATTACAAACAAGCTGGCAGTCATGTTAAAAAAATACAATCCTCTTTTTGTTAATATTCACATTAATCATGCTGATGAGATAACATCCGATATGAAGAGAGCAGCCGGATTTCTCATTGATAACGGAATAGTTTTGGGAAGTCAAACAGTGCTTTTACGCGGGATTAATGATAATTCTGAGCAGATGATAAAGCTTATGAGAGAACTTGTCAAACTCCGCATCAGGCCGTATTATCTTCTGCATGCAGATCTTGTAAAAGGAACTGAGCATTTCAGAACCAGAATTGAAACAGGAATTTCCATTATAGAAAATATGAGAGGTTATATTTCAGGTATGGCTAATCCCCAGTATGTGATTGATCTGCCCGGAGGAGGGGGAAAAGTACCTGTTGTACCAGATTACCTGAAACACTTGCATGGAGAAAATGCAGAAATAAGAAATTATGCAGGGGATTTGTATATTTATCCTCAGCCTGAAAATTGATATTTTTTATATGTTTACGCAAACGTTTGTGTTGACATCGAAAAAAGAAACATTAAATCTGAGAGGTTTAATTATGAAAGCAAAAGCCCTGAAATGTTTGGTTATTTCAGCAGGATTTATTCTTATTGCATCAGGATATGTTTCTGCAAAGCAGAAGAAATTGCACGACTGGGAAAATCCGAAAGTATTTGCAATTAATAAAGAGCCCGGACATGTTTTAATTGTACCGTTTAAAAGTATGCAGAAGGCGTTTTCCGGCGATGAGAGAGAGTCGGTTTTTTACAAGTCATTAAACGGTATATGGCGTTTTAACTGGGTAAAACGTCCCAAAGACCGCCCTGTTAATTTTTATAAAGCTGATTTTGATGTGAGTTCGTGGAGCAGAATTCGTGTCCCCGGAGACTGGGAACCCCAGGGGTATGGAGTTGCCCGTTACCTTGATGAAGAGTACCCTTTTAAACCGGATCCTCCTTATCATGACCCGAATAACAACCCTGTCGGCAGTTACAGGACATCTTTTACCGTACCGTCAGATTGGAAGGGCCGCAGTGTATTCATCAGTTTCGGTGCTGTACGATCTGCAATGTATGTTTGGGTCAACGGAAATAAAGTCGGGTACAGCGAGGGAAGCAAGACACCGGCGGAGTTTGATATTACAGATTATATCAAAAAAGGCAGCAATTTACTTGCAGTCGAAGTATACAGATTCAGTGACGGCAGCTATCTTGAAGGCCAGGATACCTGGCGTATAAGCGGTATTGACAGAGATGTATTTATCTATTCTGTTCCCGATATTCGAATAAGCGATTATTTTATCCATGCAGAATTGGACAGCTTGTACAAAACAGGGATATTTTCAATTGATATTGAAATTAAATCACAACAAAAGAAACTGTCAGCTTGTTCATCGGGAGTTACTGTTTTCGATGAAGGCAGAAATCAGATTTTTACTGATAGTAAAGAAATTACAATTCAAAAACCAAATAATACAGTGCATTTCAGCACAGTAATTCCGAATGTAAAAAAATGGAGCGCTGAGACGCCCTGTCTTTACAGAATAGTTCTTAAACTTAAACAAAAAGACGGGAATACGGAGTATCTCGCAGCAAATATAGGGTTCCGTACTGTTGAAATAAAAGACGGACAGTTATGCATTAACGGTGTTCCCATATATATCAAGGGGGTAAACAGGTGTGAATGGCATCCTGTTTTTGGAAGATATCTACCTCGCGAGACAATGATAAAAGATATTAAAATGATCAAACAGTTTAATATAAATGCTGTCAGGGGAAGCCACTATCCCAATGATCCTTTCTGGTACCAATTGTGTGATAAGTACGGATTGTATGTTGTAAACAGTGCTAATATTGAGACTCACGGAATTCAGTTTCATCCGAAGGGGATAAATTTTTTAAGCAGCAACCCCGAATGGGCAGATGCATATCTTGACAGAACAAAACGGCTTGTTGAGAGAGATAAGAACCATCCGAGTGTTATAATATGGGAACTTGGAAACGAGGCCGGCGACGGACAGAATTTTGTAAAAGATTATAATTGGATAAAAAGGCGTGATCCTTCAAGGCCGGTTCAATATCAGCCTGCATGGTGGAAGAACCATACGGATATTGTCTGCCCCATGTATAAAAATATTACATTCCTGAAGAAATTTCATAACAAGGATCCCAAAAGGCCTTTTATACTCTGCGAATACTGCCACGGAATGGGAAATGCAGAGGGAAATCTTCAGGATTACTGGGATACTTTTGAATCTTATCATAATCTTCAGGGCGGTTTTATCTGGGACTGGGTTGACCAGACATTCCTTAGAAGAAAACCCGACGGCACTCCTTTTTGGGCTTATGGAGGGGACATGGGGGATAGAGGTCTGCCTAATGACTCTTCTTTTTGCGCAAACGGCCTTGTTCAGGCAGACCGTACATTAAAACCTCATATCTGGGAAGTTAAGAAAGTATACCAACCTGTAAAATTTAAAGCTGTGGATTTAAAAGAAGGAATATTTAAAGTTATTAACAGACAAGATTTTGCTGATTTGGAAAGATATCAATTCAGATATGTTTTGGAGGAAGACGGGAAAGAGATATCCAATGGAAGAATAGATGTTCCGTATGTAAAGCCCCGAAATTCAGAAGAGTTTAAAATCGATATTCCTTCGGTAAACCCATTACCCGGGAGAGAATATTTCCTGACAATTAAGGCAGCTATGAACAAGAAGATGCAGGGAATGCCAGCCGGCCATGTGGTTGCGTGGGGCCAGTTTAAACTTTCCTTATATATTCCGGCAGAGAAGCTATGTGCCAAAAAAACAAACAAGGTGCTTTTCAATAAAAACGAGAAGAGTATTGTTGTATCATCAAAAGATTTTAAAATTGTTTTCAACAGGGAATCAGGAAAAATCAAGTCATGGATTTACAGAGGAAGAGAAATTGTCAGGACTGGCCTTGAACCATATTTTTACAGAGGAGGGACTGACAGCGATATTGCAGGGGGCAATGAAATGAACCTACGGTGTGCAGTATGGAAAGATGCAGGGAAACATATGAAATTAACTGATGTGAATCTTTATGCACCTGACGATAAAAGCGTTGAAGTACAGTTTTTTTATGATATGGCAACAGTAAAATCAAAATACTATACAAAGTATAAAATTTACGGATCAGGCGATATGGTTGTCACTGTGGAATTCAGGCCGGGAGATATGCACCTGCCTGAACTTCCCAGATTCGGCATGAAGATGACTCTGCCCATACCGGATTTCTCATATATCGAATGGTTCGGCAGAGGCCCTCA
It includes:
- a CDS encoding DUF4981 domain-containing protein translates to MKAKALKCLVISAGFILIASGYVSAKQKKLHDWENPKVFAINKEPGHVLIVPFKSMQKAFSGDERESVFYKSLNGIWRFNWVKRPKDRPVNFYKADFDVSSWSRIRVPGDWEPQGYGVARYLDEEYPFKPDPPYHDPNNNPVGSYRTSFTVPSDWKGRSVFISFGAVRSAMYVWVNGNKVGYSEGSKTPAEFDITDYIKKGSNLLAVEVYRFSDGSYLEGQDTWRISGIDRDVFIYSVPDIRISDYFIHAELDSLYKTGIFSIDIEIKSQQKKLSACSSGVTVFDEGRNQIFTDSKEITIQKPNNTVHFSTVIPNVKKWSAETPCLYRIVLKLKQKDGNTEYLAANIGFRTVEIKDGQLCINGVPIYIKGVNRCEWHPVFGRYLPRETMIKDIKMIKQFNINAVRGSHYPNDPFWYQLCDKYGLYVVNSANIETHGIQFHPKGINFLSSNPEWADAYLDRTKRLVERDKNHPSVIIWELGNEAGDGQNFVKDYNWIKRRDPSRPVQYQPAWWKNHTDIVCPMYKNITFLKKFHNKDPKRPFILCEYCHGMGNAEGNLQDYWDTFESYHNLQGGFIWDWVDQTFLRRKPDGTPFWAYGGDMGDRGLPNDSSFCANGLVQADRTLKPHIWEVKKVYQPVKFKAVDLKEGIFKVINRQDFADLERYQFRYVLEEDGKEISNGRIDVPYVKPRNSEEFKIDIPSVNPLPGREYFLTIKAAMNKKMQGMPAGHVVAWGQFKLSLYIPAEKLCAKKTNKVLFNKNEKSIVVSSKDFKIVFNRESGKIKSWIYRGREIVRTGLEPYFYRGGTDSDIAGGNEMNLRCAVWKDAGKHMKLTDVNLYAPDDKSVEVQFFYDMATVKSKYYTKYKIYGSGDMVVTVEFRPGDMHLPELPRFGMKMTLPIPDFSYIEWFGRGPHESYWDRKTGAAIGKYRGSVWSQYFPHVRPQENGNKCDVRWAVLSDKKGKRGFIVEGAKPLGIEAHQFDIEELNYVPKGQRHGTDIKPENLITFCIDLKQMGVGGDNAWGARPHAEYTLYPKYYSYKFRLRPFGKKESEDRLVRREF
- a CDS encoding KamA family radical SAM protein: MTDKWKEILRSSITLPSRLPNNISINIEEAEQVVKLYPMQVNPYILKLAEQCGPSIARQFIPDIRELSDEKGMEDPLAEERDSPVPGITHRYPDRVLFLVSNICPSICRFCTRKRKVGKWKPITRKQIENGISYIKSNSEIKDVLLSGGDPLLLDDDYLEYILNAVRNISHVEIIRIGTRTVTALPQRITNKLAVMLKKYNPLFVNIHINHADEITSDMKRAAGFLIDNGIVLGSQTVLLRGINDNSEQMIKLMRELVKLRIRPYYLLHADLVKGTEHFRTRIETGISIIENMRGYISGMANPQYVIDLPGGGGKVPVVPDYLKHLHGENAEIRNYAGDLYIYPQPEN
- the dsbD gene encoding protein-disulfide reductase DsbD, with the protein product MRKSVLLFAGLFMFASLVIAQEKKLSVSVKPVPSIVKQGENGTLVVTCDVADGFHVSDVSSGMFSVKPFTVNGIEFAEPVYPKADKDAVAGYVYRGKIEIKVPFKVKANSAVKKYILKTKVSFQPCTEDGTVCYPPDDAAGSTELIVKEGSGAVSASDNSQQEIINFESNDESIAGRLNNALNKGSLMAFLIVFLGGLLTSLTPCVYPMIPITIAVIGAQASGGKLKGFILSLFYVLGIAVTFTSLGVLAAKTGAMFGTFAQHPAALIVISLIFFLMGLSMLGAFIIQVPSSISSKLRGKKKKGFLGAFLTGLIAGIVVSPCVSPLLVVILTWVARTGSVVLGASLLFTFSLGLGVLFILIGTFSGVLKALPKSGTWMEYIEKGFGLLLIALALFFVKNAVSPFIYSMLWALLLIVGSVFMGAFAPVHSDSVGKEKVKKAIGIIFLLTGSLIMLFSMGEKMGYAEMKSSGSHVSGESSMWYSSDTIGLQNAAETGKPVIIDFYAEWCAACKELDEKTWPKPDVSKELEKYVPVKLDMTANDEGIKILQKKYKIVGMPTVIIMSPDGKELYRFEGFKGPEEVLNILKKFTK